Within the Scytonema millei VB511283 genome, the region TATGCTCTGAGTGGCTGCCAAAAGTCTTGTAATCCTTCTTCATAAGCATTGCCATTCTGTACGATGAGCGCCTGCACTCCTCAGGATGCCTCACCGCAAGCCTGTATCCAATCGGTGCGCCGTAATCCATCACATAGAGGCTGTATTGTTGCAAATTCATTACCTCGATGAATTTTTCCATTACTTCTGCTAGGCGATCGAAAGTATAGTCAAATTCATCCACGGTTGGCATGGAACTATTACCAAAACCAGGATAGTCTGGTGCAATTAGATGAAATTTATCTGCCAGAGCTGGAATTAGATTGCGAAACATATGCGATGAAGTCGGAAAGCCGTGGAGGAGCAATATAGTCGGAGCATCCGGCGCACCTGCTTCGCGGTAGAAAATTTCCAAACCATCAATGGTAGTCGTGAGATATTTAGTCATGGTTCAATCCTTTACCGAACGTTCGGTACAGTAAATTCAAAAAAATATATCGATTCGCTTTGCAGTCGCGTATCCTAAGAATTAACCACTTCAAGATCGTGGCGATAAAGCTCGTATGCCTGGTGATATTCCATTGTTCGAGCTACTTCGCTAACAAATTCTTCTTTGTAACCAGCGCGTCTGAGTAGGTGAAAACCCATTTCCATTCCTGATGCAATTCCGCCAGCTGTAACGATTCGTCCTGCATCAACAACTCTAGCTTTGCTAATACGGCACGCTGGTGCAATTTCCGCTAAGCGATCGATGGGAACTTTACCAGCAGTAGAGGCTTCTAAACGGTCTGGTTCTTTGCGGTTAGTGGCTGGCAATCCATCAAGTAGTCCCATCTTGCCATAAATCCACGAGCCAGTACAAACGCTGGTTAACAAGCAGGACTCTGGTAGCTGGTGAATGAACTGATGCAGATTTTTGTTATGAAGTTCTTGGCGCGTGCCAAATCCGCCTGGAATCAAAAAGGCATCCATTGCAGGGCGATCGCTAAAGCCATAGTTAGGTACTACCATTAATCCAGCTTGAGTTTGAATTGGACGTAAATTTTCTGCCACTAAAAAAACATCTAATTCAGCATCAAAGCGTCGCGCTACCGAAAACACGCCGTAAGGTGCGGCAAAATCAATGACTTCTGCGTCTTTGAAAGCGTAGATTCCTAAGCGAAACCCAGGTATTCGGATTGACATTTATCTTTTCTCATCAAATTGTGTACCGATCGTTCGGTATAAATCTAATATACCGATCGTTCAGTACAATGTCAAGTAGAACCAGAAATTTTAATTTTTGTTGATGTCCAAAGCAGCAGCGATCGCCCAAATCTTAAAAGTCTTTCGGCAGTATGGTTATGAAGGAACAACCCTATCGCGCCTGTCAAAAGCGACAGGTTTGGGTAAAGCCAGTCTTTACCACTACTTTCCCAACGGTAAGGAAGAGATGGCACAAGCCGTACTCGATTATATTGATGAATGGATGAAAACTAATATTTTCGTTCCCTTAAAAGGTGCTGGTACGCCGCGCGATCGCTTAGAGAAAATGAGCGAGAATGTAGATCGGTTGTACTGCGGTGGCGAACAAACGTGTATATTAGCCGTGCTGTCTTTAGGAGAAGCAAAAGATTTATTTAACATTCAAATTCAACAAGCACTTAAGAGCTGGATCGATACCTTAGCCGAAGTATTAGTAGAAGCAGGTATTGACTCAACACTTGCCCGTCATAAAGCAGAAGACGCTATTATTCAAATTCAAGGCTCTCTCGTCTTAGCTAGAAGCATGGACGACACTGCACCCTTTCAAAGAGTACTGAAGCATTTACCAGAAATGCTAATGGATAATCGGTAATTAATAGTTGCCCTCAGCTCTCTTTCCCCGGCTCCCTGCTTAAAGACATAAAAGCAACTTGAGCCGCAGCTTGTTCGGCTGCTTTGATGGAACGTCCCGTACCTTCACCTAAGCATTTACCTTGAAGCCAGACTTCGGCTGAAAATCGTGTCGTGGCGCTATGGGGTTGGGGTGACTCTTGGACGCGATATTCTGGTAAGACCTTAAAATGAGCCTGAGTCCATTCTTGTAGTGCGGCTTTATAGTTTAGCCTAGCTGGATCGGAGCGAATTTCTGCTGCTAGTTGCTTGAAGTGCGGATCGAGCCAAGGACGCACGAGTTCTTGGGTGTGGGTGCTGAGATAAAGAGCGCCGAGAACGGCTTCAAAAGCATCTGCTAGGCGCGATTCTCGTCCGGCCTTATCGGTAGAGGCACTATTAGACACAAGAAGATAGAGTTCTAAACCGTATTCTGCTGCTAGTTGTGCCAAAATGCGATCGCTGACCAAAACTGACCGAATTGCGGCAAATTCTCCTACCGGACATTCAGGGTAAGTTTCCCATAAGACTTCAGCTGCTACGAGTCTTACAACGGCATCTCCGACAAATTCTAATTGTTCGTAGTTTGCTGTAGCTGAGACAGTAGGATGGGTCAATGCTAAATCTAGCAATTGCCAATTAATTTGAGTTGAGGTCGGGATTCCCAGTTTATTGACTAAGCTTTGTAGCTGCTTTTGCCGACGCGGATAGAATAAGGTCATTGGTCATTGGTCATTGGTCAATAATAAATAATAGACGATCGCTCGCCTGCTATATCTTCTATCTTGTCGCGATCGCGCTCAGGGAGACATGTGAGAAAGTCATCCTTAAGACAGAGAGAAAATTTAACTACTGTGGTCTAATTACTACGGTCAGCGTCCCCATAGCCAGATACAACTATCAGTTTTGACTTTTGACTTTTAACTTTTGACTTTTGAGGAGCGATTGCTATGTCCGTACTAGAAGGTACTTGGCAACACGAATACATTATCAGTAACGGGCTGAGGCTGCACTACGTCACCCAAGGTGAAGGTCCGTTGATGCTGATGTTACACGGCTTTCCTGAGTTTTGGTACTCTTGGCGACATCAAATCCCTGAGTTTGCCAAGGATTACAAAGTCGTAGCATTAGACTTGCGGGGATATAACGACAGCGACAAACCAAAAGCGCAATCAGCTTATGTCATGGCTGAGTTTATCAAAGATATTGAGGGTGTCATTAAGGGACTGGGATATGACAAGTGTATTTTAGTCGGACACGACTGGGGAGGAGCGATCGCGTGGAGTTTTGCTTACGCTCACCCTGAAATGGTAGAACGCCTCATCGTATTAAATATCCCGCATCCAGCCAAATTTGCTGAGGGTTTTCGCACGCCTCAACAATTGCTGAAGAGTTCTTATATGTTCCTATTCCAGCTTCCTGTCTTACCAGAAATGCTGATCCAAGCAGGAGACTACCAAGCACTTGAAAATGGCTTTAAAGGTATGGCTGTGAATAAGAGCGCTTTTACTCCCGCAGATATTGAGGCTTACAAAGATGCAGCAGCTAAGCGTGGAGCGTTAACAGCAGCCCTCAATTATTATCGCAATATGTTGCAACAAGGCATGACTAACCCAAATTGGGGTGTACTCAACGTACCAACATTAATGATTTGGGGTGAAAAGGATACAGCCTTGGGTAGGGAATTGAGTTATGGTACTGCTACTTACGTAAATCCATTCCAAGTTAGATACATTCCAGATGCTAGTCATTGGGTACAACAGGAAAAACCCGAATTAGTCAATGAGTATATGCGGGAGTTTCTGAGTAATTCTTAATAGTTGACAGTTGACAGTTGACGGTTAACAGTTAAATTAGCCGTCAACCGACAACCATTTGACATTTCAGTAATAAAAATTCATACTGAGGTAAAAATACCTAAACAATTTCGCTCGAAAGCAGGAGTCAGTCATGAAAGATGGCTATTACGCTTTTGTACTGCGACGACTGGCTACAGTTCTGGCTGTAGTGATGCTTACTTTAAGTTCGATCGCTGCACTGACAGGAATTTTACTGGCATTTTACTACGAACCAACAGCAGGGGGAGCCTACAATTCTCTGAGGGCGATCGCAACTCAGATCCCTAACGGTTGGTTAATCCAACGGATTCACTCTCTTGCTGGTAATGGCTTAATCGGAGTTTCCTTGGTTGAAATCGTTGTCATGTTTTTAGGTGAAAGATTTCGCTCTAGCTGGATAACTGCCTGGATTAGCGGTATTTTACTAACACTCACCGCGATCGGTTTAAGCTGGACGGCAATATTACTCGATTGGACGCAAATTGGTTACTGGCGATTCACAATTGAGTTAGGTACGATTGAAGCGCTTCCAGCGATTGGTTCTCAGCTTCGTAATATCCTTACGGGTGGCGGCGCGGTAAATACTGTCACAGTTCAACACCTGTTTACCATCCACAGTTACCTGCTTTCCGGTGGCGCGATCGTTTTAGCTATTATTCATTTAACGGGTTTATTGCTACAGGAAAAAGAGGTAAAGCAGCTCGAATCGGCAAATTAGATCCAGATCGTTGTAGGGGCGGGTTCACCAAAAAGCTTTACTGCCAACTGCAATTTCCCGCAAACCCGCCCTTCTGGAAATAGAGCAGTATATTTCATTGACACAAAGTCGCAGCGTGGTGGCGGATATGATCGCCCACAAAGGTAGCAATAAAGTAATAACTGTGGTCGTAACCTTCCTGAAAGCGCAAAGTTAAAGGTTGTTCTACCGAATGACAAGCTCGTTCAAATACCTCTGGCATCAACTGTTGACTTAAAAACTTATCTGCTGTACCTTGGTCGATTAGAATGGGAGAAGTGTATTTACTAGTGAGTATCAATTCACTTGCATCGTAATTACGCCAGGTTTCCCGCTCGCTTCCCAAATAATTTGTAAAAGCCTTTTCTCCCCAAGCACACTGCATTGGTGCAGCAATAGGTGCAAAAGCAGAAACAGATTTAAAGAGTTCGGGATTGCGCAAAGCACAAACTAACGCCCCATGTCCGCCCATAGAATGACCGAAGATCCCCTGTCGTTCGACTTGGACGGGAAAATGTGAGGCAATTAACGCGGGTAATTCTTTCACGACATAACTATACATCTGATAATGCGATCGCCACGGTTCCGCTGTTGCATCGACATAAAAACCCGCACCCGTACCAAAATCCCAATCTTTATCTTCTCCCTCAATTCCTGTATTGCGGGGGCTAGTATCTGGAGCTACTAAGATTAATCCATGCTCGGCAGCATACCTTTGCGCCCCTGCTTTAGTGATAAAATTTTCTTCGGTGCAGGTTAAGCCAGAGAGAAAATAGAGGACGGGAACGGCTTTCGATCGCGTCTGGGGTGGTTGGTAAACGGCAAATCGCATCTCGATATTGCAAGTTTGGGAATGATGGCTGTAAAAACCCTGCATCCCGTCAAAGCATTTGTATTCTGAGATTAAATTAATTTCGGTCATGAATTTTCCTGTATGGGCATTGCCCACCCTACTAGCGATCGCTCGCTTCCACGAATATATCTCTAAGGATTTGCAGGGCGACTTGAATTTGAGCGCTGTCGATAACTAATGGCGGACAAAAACGAATTGCTGCTTTGCCACAACCTAAGAGTAACAAACCCTTTAAGAAAGCCAGATCGACAATGCGATCGCGTCGCTCTGGATCTAACTTACCATCTGCATCAAAAACATCAACTGCCACCATCAATCCTTTACCGCGTGGAGGGGAGATACAAGAAAATTGCTGTGACAGCTCCGTAAGCCCGGACATCAATAAGTTGCCCATGTTTTGAGCATTTTCAATCAAACCATCTTCCAACAACCGTAAGGTTACGTTAGCCGCCGCACAAGCCACGGGATTACCCCCAAATGTCGTAGCGTGAGAGCCGGGTTGCCAAGTCATCAGGTGCGATCGCGCTAAAATTGCGCCCAAAGGTAGACCGCTAGCAATGCCCTTTGCCAAAGTAATAATATCCGGAACTACACCCCAATGCTCGATCGCGAATAAGCGCCCAGTCCGACCCATCCCCGCTTGCACTTCATCGACAACCATCAAAATACCGTGGCGATCGCAAATCTGCCGAATTCGTTTTAAAAAACCATCTTCCGGCACAATATAGCCACCTTCCCCTTGAATCGGTTCGACGAAAATTGCTGCAACATCTTCTGGGGGAAGAACGGTAGGAAAAAGCTTTGATTCTAAATAGTCTAACGCTGCATGAGTGCCATAGGGAATGTGAGTCACTCCTGGTAGTAGAGGACCGAAGTGCTGACGTTGCACGGCTTTAGAACCCGTCAGCGACATTGCCCCGTAAGTACGTCCGTGGAACGCACCCAAGAAAGCAACAACCTGAGAACGTCTTGTATGGTAACGAGCAAGTTTCAGCGCCCCCTCATTAGACTCAGCTCCAGAATTGCTAAAAAAGACTTTTGCCGGAATCAGAAAAGGGGCGCGAGTCGCTAAATTTTCCGCCAACTCCACCATCGACTC harbors:
- a CDS encoding alpha/beta fold hydrolase; this encodes MTKYLTTTIDGLEIFYREAGAPDAPTILLLHGFPTSSHMFRNLIPALADKFHLIAPDYPGFGNSSMPTVDEFDYTFDRLAEVMEKFIEVMNLQQYSLYVMDYGAPIGYRLAVRHPEECRRSSYRMAMLMKKDYKTFGSHSEHIGKIKL
- a CDS encoding DJ-1/PfpI family protein produces the protein MSIRIPGFRLGIYAFKDAEVIDFAAPYGVFSVARRFDAELDVFLVAENLRPIQTQAGLMVVPNYGFSDRPAMDAFLIPGGFGTRQELHNKNLHQFIHQLPESCLLTSVCTGSWIYGKMGLLDGLPATNRKEPDRLEASTAGKVPIDRLAEIAPACRISKARVVDAGRIVTAGGIASGMEMGFHLLRRAGYKEEFVSEVARTMEYHQAYELYRHDLEVVNS
- a CDS encoding TetR/AcrR family transcriptional regulator, which codes for MSKAAAIAQILKVFRQYGYEGTTLSRLSKATGLGKASLYHYFPNGKEEMAQAVLDYIDEWMKTNIFVPLKGAGTPRDRLEKMSENVDRLYCGGEQTCILAVLSLGEAKDLFNIQIQQALKSWIDTLAEVLVEAGIDSTLARHKAEDAIIQIQGSLVLARSMDDTAPFQRVLKHLPEMLMDNR
- the rnc gene encoding ribonuclease III, with translation MTLFYPRRQKQLQSLVNKLGIPTSTQINWQLLDLALTHPTVSATANYEQLEFVGDAVVRLVAAEVLWETYPECPVGEFAAIRSVLVSDRILAQLAAEYGLELYLLVSNSASTDKAGRESRLADAFEAVLGALYLSTHTQELVRPWLDPHFKQLAAEIRSDPARLNYKAALQEWTQAHFKVLPEYRVQESPQPHSATTRFSAEVWLQGKCLGEGTGRSIKAAEQAAAQVAFMSLSREPGKES
- a CDS encoding alpha/beta fold hydrolase, whose product is MSVLEGTWQHEYIISNGLRLHYVTQGEGPLMLMLHGFPEFWYSWRHQIPEFAKDYKVVALDLRGYNDSDKPKAQSAYVMAEFIKDIEGVIKGLGYDKCILVGHDWGGAIAWSFAYAHPEMVERLIVLNIPHPAKFAEGFRTPQQLLKSSYMFLFQLPVLPEMLIQAGDYQALENGFKGMAVNKSAFTPADIEAYKDAAAKRGALTAALNYYRNMLQQGMTNPNWGVLNVPTLMIWGEKDTALGRELSYGTATYVNPFQVRYIPDASHWVQQEKPELVNEYMREFLSNS
- a CDS encoding cytochrome b N-terminal domain-containing protein; the encoded protein is MKDGYYAFVLRRLATVLAVVMLTLSSIAALTGILLAFYYEPTAGGAYNSLRAIATQIPNGWLIQRIHSLAGNGLIGVSLVEIVVMFLGERFRSSWITAWISGILLTLTAIGLSWTAILLDWTQIGYWRFTIELGTIEALPAIGSQLRNILTGGGAVNTVTVQHLFTIHSYLLSGGAIVLAIIHLTGLLLQEKEVKQLESAN
- the fghA gene encoding S-formylglutathione hydrolase encodes the protein MTEINLISEYKCFDGMQGFYSHHSQTCNIEMRFAVYQPPQTRSKAVPVLYFLSGLTCTEENFITKAGAQRYAAEHGLILVAPDTSPRNTGIEGEDKDWDFGTGAGFYVDATAEPWRSHYQMYSYVVKELPALIASHFPVQVERQGIFGHSMGGHGALVCALRNPELFKSVSAFAPIAAPMQCAWGEKAFTNYLGSERETWRNYDASELILTSKYTSPILIDQGTADKFLSQQLMPEVFERACHSVEQPLTLRFQEGYDHSYYFIATFVGDHIRHHAATLCQ
- a CDS encoding acetyl ornithine aminotransferase family protein; the protein is MLSIPTKRPLPRVPQLVTSLPGPRAQALVERDRAVTSPSYTRGYPLVVARGEGCMVEDVDGNVFLDLTAGIAVASTGHAHPEVVAAVQAQAANLLHMSGTDFYYESMVELAENLATRAPFLIPAKVFFSNSGAESNEGALKLARYHTRRSQVVAFLGAFHGRTYGAMSLTGSKAVQRQHFGPLLPGVTHIPYGTHAALDYLESKLFPTVLPPEDVAAIFVEPIQGEGGYIVPEDGFLKRIRQICDRHGILMVVDEVQAGMGRTGRLFAIEHWGVVPDIITLAKGIASGLPLGAILARSHLMTWQPGSHATTFGGNPVACAAANVTLRLLEDGLIENAQNMGNLLMSGLTELSQQFSCISPPRGKGLMVAVDVFDADGKLDPERRDRIVDLAFLKGLLLLGCGKAAIRFCPPLVIDSAQIQVALQILRDIFVEASDR